The nucleotide window GAAAGGGGAAACAGGCCGCCACGGCGGTACTGCGCCCCGGACTACCAATGGCCGCCTCCTGGGACCGACGTCCGCCCGCGCAACTCGACAGGACCCGGGACGCCGCGGTGCGCACCCAGGTGGTGAACGCCGTGGCGCCGTTCTCGCCGTTCTGGCGCGGCCGGCTGCAGGCGCTCGGCCGCCGGGCGTCCTCCGTCGCCTCCGTGTCCGGCCTGACCGGGCTACCGGCCGCCGGCGAGCGAGACCTGTGTCCGGACGGCGACCCGCGGGCGGCGGCCGCCCTGGTGCTGCAGGCGGGGGAGAACGGCTACGCGCTGCACGCCGAGGGCCCCCAGCTGCGCAGGGCGCTGGTCCGGCGGTTGACCGCGCCCGGGTCCTACAGCGCGGTCGTGGAGAACGACACCCGGCCGACGTCCTACGTCTGGGCCGGCCTCGCGCTGAGCTTCCCGCTGGCGAGCACCCGCAGCGACCTGGACGTCGTCGCGCGCGCCGGCGCCCGGCTGTGGCAGGTGCTCGGCCTGTCCCGCGCGGACATCGTGGTGAGCGCCCTGCCGACGCTGCCCACGGCTCAGACACAGGCGCTGCAGCTGGGCGCCCTCGGTGCGGGCTCGCCGCTGCTCGCTCCCGGCCCGCAGGTGGAGGCGGTGGCGGCGGCGCTGAGCCTGGTGCCGGCCAGCGTCCTGGTGGTCCCGGCGACCGGCGGCGCCGACCTGCTTGCGGCCCTGGTCGCGGCCGGCGTCGAGTGGGCGGGCCTCACGACCCTGCTCGTGGCCGGCGCCCCGAACGAGCAGGAGCGTGCCGCGTTGCGCCAGGCGCTCGACCGGGCCGGGCTGCAGCAGGTCGTCGTACTGGCCGTGCACGTGCCGGACGGGCACCGTGTGATGTGGGGCGAGTGCCGCGAGTCGGCCGGTTCCGCCGGGCTGCACACCTACCCCGACCTCGAGGTGGTCGAGCTGGTGGACCCGGAGAGCGGCGAGCACGCCAGTCGCCCGGGCGAGGTCGTGGTCACCCAGCTGGGCATGCGCGGGAGCGCGCTGCTGCGCTGGCGGACCGGTGATGTGGCCGACTCCGTGGACGAGGGCGCCTGCCCGAGCTGCGGCCGGACCGTCCCGCGGGTGGTCGGGGTGCGCCGCGGCGTGCTCGTGCCCGAGCTGGCCCTGCGCACCGGAAGGGCTCCGGTGGACCTGCGCGCCGTCGCGTCCGCGGTCGGCGGGCGTACCGACGTGGCCGACTGGCGGGTGGTGCGCGGCCGCAGCGGCCGCGACGACAGCGACGAGCTGCTCGTGCACGTCGCGCCCACGTCCGGCGCGGACCCGGCCGTGGTCGCCGAGGGGGTGGCGCACGACGTGCGGGTGGCCTGCGGGCTGCTGCCGACCCAGGTCGTGGTCACCGAGCCGGCAGAGCTGCCGACCGGCGCCGGCCCCACCCGCCGCATCCTGGCCTGAGCGCAGGCACCGCCGACGCGGCTACGCTGAGGTCGTGGCCTACCTCGACCATGCGGCCTCGACGCCCATGCTGCCCGAGGCCGTCGACGCCGTGACGGCGGCGCTGCATCGCTCGCTCACCGCCGCCGGCAACGCCTCCTCGCTGCACTCCGCCGGCCGCCGTGCGCGGCGGGTGGTGGAGGAGTCCCGCGAGCAGCTGGCCGATGCGCTGGGCGCCCGACCGTCCGAGGTGGTCTTCACCGGCAGCGGCACCGAGAGCGACAACCTCGCGGTCAAGGGGATCTGGTGGGCCCGGCAGGCCGCCGAGCCGCGCCGCACCCGCATCCTGGCCAGCGCCGTGGAGCACCACGCGGTGCTCGACGCCGTGGAGTGGCTGGTCGCCCATGAGGGGGCGACGGTCGACTGGCTCGCGGTCGACGCCGAGGGCCGGGTCCACCCGGACGTGCTGCGCGAGGCGATCGAACGCGATCCCGGCGACGTCGCGCTCGTCACGGTCATGTGGGCCAACAACGAGGTCGGCACCGTGCAGCCGGTCCGCCGGCTGGCCGACCTCGCCCACGAGCACGGCATTCCGCTGCACAGCGACGCGGTCCAGGCCGTCGGCCAGCTGCCCGTCGACGTGGCGGCCGGCGGCGTCGACGCGCTCACGCTGACCGGCCACAAGCTCGGCGGCCCGCTCGGCGTCGGTGCGCTGGTGCTCGGCCGCGACGTCGGCTGCGTCCCGCTGCTGCACGGCGGCGGCCAGGAGCGCGACGTGCGCTCCGGCACCCTCGACACGCCCTCCGTAGCCGGACTCGCGGTCGCCGCCTCGCTGGCCGTCGAGCGCCAGCCCGAGCTGCACGCGCGACTGAGCGGTCTGCGCGACGATCTCGTCCGCCGGGTCCGCGAGGCGGTCCCCGAGGCGGTCCTGAACGGCCCCGACGGACCGGACCGGCTGCCCGGCAACGCCCACTTCTCCTTCCCGGGCTGCGAGGGCGACTCGCTCCTGCTGCTGCTCGACGCGCGCGGCGTCGAGGTGTCCACCGGATCGGCCTGCTCGGCCGGTGTCGCCCGCCCGAGCCACGTGCTGCTCGCGATGGGCGCCAAGGAGGACGACGCCCGCAGCTCCCTGCGATTCTCGCTGGGACACACCTCGACGGCCGCCGACGTCGACGCGCTGGTCGACGCGCTCCCGGCTGTGGTGGAGCGGGCGCTGCGGGCGGCACTGCGATGAGGCTGCTCGCCGCGCTGTCCGGTGGCGTGGACTCCGCGGTCGCCGCGGCGCTCGCCGTGGAGGCGGGCCACGACGTCACCGGGGTGCACCTCGC belongs to Mycobacteriales bacterium and includes:
- a CDS encoding cysteine desulfurase family protein, which encodes MAYLDHAASTPMLPEAVDAVTAALHRSLTAAGNASSLHSAGRRARRVVEESREQLADALGARPSEVVFTGSGTESDNLAVKGIWWARQAAEPRRTRILASAVEHHAVLDAVEWLVAHEGATVDWLAVDAEGRVHPDVLREAIERDPGDVALVTVMWANNEVGTVQPVRRLADLAHEHGIPLHSDAVQAVGQLPVDVAAGGVDALTLTGHKLGGPLGVGALVLGRDVGCVPLLHGGGQERDVRSGTLDTPSVAGLAVAASLAVERQPELHARLSGLRDDLVRRVREAVPEAVLNGPDGPDRLPGNAHFSFPGCEGDSLLLLLDARGVEVSTGSACSAGVARPSHVLLAMGAKEDDARSSLRFSLGHTSTAADVDALVDALPAVVERALRAALR